The region GGCCACTGTCCCACAACAAGCTGGGTCAGATATCTGTGTGAGAGATTAGTGCTCGGGTGGCCACAAGCATTTGACGAGGAGTGTTTCTTGACAGAGGTAGAAAAGATGCTCATCCCCAACAAGTGGTAGAATGGTTCTTGGATGTGGGCCTCTGAAGCTAGCTTCCTTTCATTCTGCCACACAGATCTGAGATTCCTCTCTGACACTAACTAAGCATGTCCCTCTAGAAACTGAAATGTGAAAGTTCAGGAGAGCAATAATGATAGTCATGAAATCTGACGGGTTTAACATTCCTCCAAACCACAGAATACATTAAGAAAGCAAAcagctaagccgggcgtggtggcgcatgcctttaatcccagcactcaggaggcagaagtaggaggatcatcatgagttcgaggccaccctgagactacatagtgagttccaggtcagcttgggccagagtgagaccctacctcgaaaaacaaaaacaaaaaacaacagctgagtggtagagcacttgcctcgcatgcatgaggccttgggttctattcccaggacAGCAAAGTGAAAGCAAAactatttaacagagaaaggaaaCCTATTGATCCAGCTTCACAGATGCTTGGAACTATTCAAGAATCACATGATTTCATTGTTAATAGGGACACTGGTTCAGATCTCATTATATTAAAAAACAGATGAAAAGGCCCAAGGAAAATGGCCTGCAGTGATGACTCAAACAGTGCCTCATAGTGGGAGGAACCATTCTGTCCAGTTCACCTCCCTAATAGTGGGTCTACTAGGGTCAGGCACTGTGGTGGTAACATGTTCCAGGCCTAGTCCTTGAAGACCAAAGACAAGCAGTATGGCTCATTCTCCAATATTTGTGACTCCTTATTACAATTACAGCAAAACCTCCAAATGCACCAGCCTGTCAGCCACTAGGGATGGGACCAAGCTGGGTTGGTTCCATTTACTTTGGAGTAAATAGTACCCAACTTACTGTCTGTTGTGAATGTAGCCAGCTGGACAGTCAGCTAGAGCTAGTGTGGATTGATGATCTGTTAAAAAAcaaactgggttggagagatggcttagcagttaaggtgtttgcctgcaaagccaaaggacctcagtttgattcctcaggacccacataagacagatgcacaagggggtgcatgcatctggagtttgtttgcagtggctggtggccctggcacgcccattctttctcgctccctctctcaagtaaataaataaaattttttaaaaaactaaaaaaaaaaaaaaaaaaaactgggctgaagagatggcttagtggttaaggtgcttgcctgtgaagtcaaaggatacaggttctattcttcaggacccatgtaagccagatgcataaggaggcatatgcctttggagctcgtttgcagtggctggaagccctggtgtgcccattctctctctcttaaataaatgaattaaaaaaaaaaaaaaaaaaacaactgccaggcatggtggctcacaggagggagtggtaggaggatcctcgtgtgttttcaaggccaccctgagacgacatagtgaattccaggtcagcctgagctacagtgaaatcttaccttgaaaatccaaaaaacagacaaacaaaaaaacccaaaaacaaatgAACCCAGGGTGCACTGCTTCTCTCATCCTCTCCTGTTGATTCTTCAAAGAGGActttatcctttctttctttttcctttttttttttttttttttatgttttttcgaggtagggtttcactctagtccaggctgacctagaattcactatgtagtctcagggtggccttgaactcatggtgatccacctacctctacctcctgagtgctgggattaaaggcatgcaccaccacacccagctttctttctcccttcttggtGGGAGTGCCAGAGCCAACAACTCTGTGGGGCCTCTTCCCAGTGATTCTACACCTCAGCCTGTAGTCCACCTCTTCCCCTTAGCCCCTCCCATGCTCTCTGGCCCAAATGTGGCACCTGGAGCAGAGGTGGTCAACAAGGGGGAAGGCACAAAACAAAGTGTAACCATAGCACCCTTGGGGGCTCATATGGCCAGGCTCTGGACCTTACACCTGGTAACAACCGGGGAGCGCCCAGCACAGAAAGGAGACAGTTTACAGTGGTGACACGTGTGATATGCACACATGAATCCTAGAATGTTGTTAAGGAGACTGGGAGGAGGgcatctcttccctcctccagACCTTGCACTCAGATAAAGGACAGTTCTGAAGAGTCTAGGGTGCTTCTCACATCCTAGGCCATGTCCCCCACAGTACATAACAATGACTCATCCTTGCCCCTCTGCTTTTTGTCTGCTCCCTGGGGTGGGACCCTTTTCTAGTGTGCAAGCATAGGTGTATTGGTCTCATCCTGGGACATTAGCATGAATGCACATTTTAGAAATACTGTGTCTTTGGTAAAATGAGCAAGAAAGCCTGGCCTGGAAACTACATGGAACAGATGGCATTCACTGTCCTGGACTTGCAGCTCAAAGTTGCCCTGGACTCATGGGGACGCTAGCAGTTTCTAGGGAAACAGGACAGCATACCATTCCCCAGAGATAAGCCAATAAATGAAACCTGAAAAAGAAGAGAACAGGCAGCAAGAGAGCTGGAGGGAGGGGGAGCCAGGAGAGAGAGGCAAGTGTTTGGCAGCTGAGCCGTGGAGCAGAACTGGAGAGGCCGCAGGCCGCAGTTGGCAGGAAAAGGAGGGCCTTGCAAGGGCGGGGGGGCTACTGTTCTTGGCCAGGAGAAAGGAGGCctctggagatggagagagacacaaagagagcaGACAGAAGGTAGGTCAGTGAGAATGCATAGGTCCCCAGGGCTGATCTGTACTGAGCTTCCCCGACATCTGCCTGGGTGCACCCATGCTTTCAGGCAGGGAGCTCGCGATGCACCTCCTTCCTAGGAGGGCATATAGCATTTCAGAAGTTTCCCAACAGCCTAAGGAGACCAGAAGAAACACACAGGATGAGTAGTTTCAAGGACCTGAGGTTCCTGTCACATGCTTTGGTCATCAGCATCTGCCAACCTCCAGTCACTACCAGAGTGAAAAAGCCCTACAACATCTGAGCACTGAGTTGCTTTGACCCTCAGGCCTATCTATACACCCTGTGTCCCAACACAGCAGGTGACTTGCATCCTTCTGTCTATACAGTCCTGGAAGGGGATATCTGGCAAGCTTGGCCCTAGAGGCTGGCCCTGGGCTTGAAAGGGGTACAGTTAAGGGGACGTCTGTTGTTCTTTGATTAGTTCACAGAGGCTGTGACACTAGGAGAGGACACAAAGCCATCTTTGTTCTTGTGCTTGTGGCGTAAAGGTACCTTAAACGAGGTGGGAAATGAGGGAGATGAATGCTAACCCTGCTAGACCCAGCACTTAATCCAGGACTACACTTCAAAATATGGGAACAACAAGGGCCTCGACAGGTAGATGGGCCGGTAGGTCCTGGGAAGAGGAGATCCACAGACAGGCCTGGCTTTTTAGGTCCAAGCCTGCTCGGTAGCCCAGCCCCTCACCCCAACCCCGCCCCCAGGGACTGGGAGTTCTGGGCTCAGCTCTGACCTCGGGTCTCTGACGTGGGCAGAGACACAGATGCAGGGTCCTGACCATCGCTGGCCAACCGCTGCCCAGCACACATGGACTTGAGCATCTGGTAGACGGCGATGGGGGCCACGTTGAGATTGAGCAAGTCCACCAGGATCCTGGGGGAACAAACGCGATGCTCACTTCGCCCAGCCCGCCacaagacagacacacacacaccgagaaCGGACCCTGCCAGGCCAGCAGGGTCGCTGCCCTGAAGACCCGGATAAAGCCAAAGGCATCTTCCAGATCAGCGGGGCCAGGGCCGGGAGGGAGGCTAAAGCAGGGACATCTGCCGGGGTCGGGTGGGGGGGACCGGCCGGGCCACCTCCAGTGCAGCCCCGCTCACTTAAACACATCGGGGTCGATGGCGGCGCCCGCAGCCTGCGCCAACTCGTCCAGCTCCATCTCCTCGGCGCTCAGCACCTTCTTCCGCCGAAGGGCGAGCTTCTGCAGCGTCATCGCCTCCAGGCCTGCGGACGCCGCGAGTCCAGaaccgccgcccgccgccgccgccgcggccgccgccaTCCGCAGGCCCGCGGGAAGAAGTGCGGCTAGGCCCCGCCCACCTCGCTCGGGCGCGCTCAGCCAGGGACCTGCCAGGCGCCGCCACATCGCCCTCTGCCGGCCATCCTCGTCTCTGCAGCAACGTCCCCGCAGGGCCAACCCATCAGCTCCTGGACGCAAGGGCAGGGATCAGGGAAGGGGCGATCGTGACAAGCTATGATCCTGTGTTCCTCGCAGATCCGCTCAGTGCTCTAACTGACGGCTTCTGCTTACGGGCACCCGTACTCCTTTGCCAGGAGAAGGCATGAGAACGGATGCCCCGACTGCGCATGCGCTTCCAGCTGTCGCCCTCCACTGTGCGCACGCGCGCGCCGTCCGAGCGCCTTCTAGAGGGTTTTTACCCGACAGGCCAAGGGACCGGACGCCTCCGAGCAGCTTGATGACGACATCCTGGCGCCGGGTGTCGGAATGGCGGCTCCCATCACTGAAGAGAGCGGTGTTGGCGGCGGTACAGGTGAGTAGTTGGGGCGCCGCTCGAGGCAGCTCACGCCCGCGAGCCTCCATGGAGGCCGTCTCCGCTCCCCCACCGAGCCGTGCGGTCCTCGGCTGCATCCCATGACACCTCCCAGAGATGGGCTGTCACCTTGCGCTCCGCCCGCAGCCTGGGCCTGGGGGATCGTTTAGTGGTTCGAGTGAAGGGAAAAGAAGGTCGGTTTGGAGTTAAAAGTTTGCGCTGggaggcctgcaaagcctaacgaccgtggtttgattccccaggacccacatagagccattgcacaaacatggtggtgcatgtatctggagttcgtttgcagcagctagaggccctggtgcacccattttctccctccctctctctcgctgcttgcaaataaataaaaagttgagaagctggagagttggctcagcggttaaggtgcttgccttttttaaaaagttgagccttaggctggagggatggcttagcggttaaggcgcttggcctgcaaagtcaaaggaaccaggtttgattccccaggacccacgtaagccagatgctcaaggtggcacatgaacctggagttcattctctctcGCGCGCCCtcgctctctcccttcctctccctctgtctcgctcaaataaataaataaataaaaatatcaaaaaaaaaaaaagagaaagaaattgatcCTTGGGCTCAGCTAGCGACCCTCACTTTCCACCTCTTGGAATAGGGCAGTCTGGATGCTTTTACCTCACAGAGAATGTGTGAGCCTTGCTGCTTGTCAGAGAGCAGCCAAGTGGGAGGTCTTGATAAGCTTGGCCTAACTTGCCATGGCTGAAGACTAGCTGTCAGAAGAAACGTGGGAAGCCCTGAAGAAAGTGGACGTTGAAGAGGGTTGACATGATGAGAGGAGCGTGATTGACAAGATCATGGAGCAAGAGGCTCTCTTCTTGGCCAAACTCAAGTATGCCTCACTGAGCGGCATTGTTCCAGCCATCACTGTGAAGACTTCCTGTGTGGAGAGAGCCACTTCCACTTCATCACCTGTACAGACTCTGCCCCaggcgctaggattaaaggcttaagTCAGCACTCTAGCtatttcctggtgtgtgtgtgtgtgtgtgtgtgtttaaatatatatgtattttgttgtttgtttgtgtttgaggtagggtctcactctagcctaggctgatctgaaattcactatgtagtcttagggtggccttgaactcacagtgatcctcctacttctgcctacctactgctggcattaaaggtgtgtcctaccatgcctggctattttctttttctttctttctttcttttttttggcccctagactttttttaaaattaagttatttatttgagggggggcaggcagatagagaaagaacaaaagagagagtgcaagagattgggtgcaccagggccttcagccactgcaaacgaactctagatgcatgcgcccccttgtgtatctggcttatgtatgtgggtcttggggaatttaatctgggtcctttggctttgcaggcaagtgccttaactgccaagtcatctctccatccctgtgttctgtttttgtttttttttaactgtttaacTTAGCAGTCTAAAACAGCACCCATTTGCTACATTACTCATGATTAGCCTGAAGTCCAGGCATGTTCAGCTGTGTTATCTGTTTAGGGTATCACAAGGTCAAAATCAAGGTGTCACTGGCTTTGCTCTTATGTGCAGCTCTAGAGAGGAATATTTTTCTAAGGTTACTCAAGTTGCTGGCAAAATCCAGTTCTTCTGAGCTGTAGGACTATCAGCGAGGCACTACTGTGCATCTTGAAATCCACTGACATGGAAATTCAGTTGCCTGTGAAAAATCCCTTTACAATGGATGAATGTTGAAAGAGCCAAGAGAGAGGAATCTTCGGAGTTGTCCAGAAGTCTGTCACACTGGTGATTAGCTGGGGAAATACATGGAAAACCCTCAGAACCAGTCCTGGCATCTAATAAGTGTTGTATGAACATTACCAAGGATTTACCAACCACAGAGTTGGTTCTGAAGCTGGCTACCATGGACTGTGTGagaatgtcattaaaaaaaaaagtacttattgccaggcgtggtggcgcatgcctttaatcacaacactcgggaggcagaggtaggagaattgtcatgagtttgaggctaccctgagactacagagtgaattccaggttagcctgagatagagtgaaaccctacctcgaaaaactttaaaaaaagtactttatttatttatttatttgtaagcagggagagtgaatgggcactccagagcctctagctgctgcaaatgaactccaggtggatgcttcactttgtgcatctggctttacatgggtactggggaacagtaCCCAGGTCATTaaaatttgcaggcaaatgccttaactgctgagccatctttccagccctgagagtgattttttttttttttcgaggtagggtctcactgtagcccaggctgacctgaaattcactaagtaatctcagggtggccttgaacacatggcaatccttctacctttgcctcctgaatgctgggattaaaggcgtgcaccaccatgcctagattgaaagtgacttttttttctttaaaatttttaaaaatttgtattcattcatttgcaagcagagagagatagagagaagagagacagagagagagagagagagagagagagagaatgggtgccccagagcctgtaaccactgcaaacaaactccagatgcatgtgtcccatgtgcatctggcttacatgggtcctggggaatagaacctgggtcctttggtttcacaggcaaatgccttagctgctaagccacctctccagcccaagagtgacatttttataaaacaagggAATGAGCACTGCTATGAGTGTTAAGCATAAGTTCTAAACATTGTGAAACTGCATAAGATTCTGTTGTATGACAAAGGCtgagatatttttcttcatttttccatAGTGGTTTCCTAAAGCAGCTGTTTTTGACTTTCCACGGGAGGCTACTATGGCATTCCCTCACCTGCAACAACCTAGCTTCCTCTTGGTAAATATCAGTTGCCTTTGGCGGTGTGTGTGATGATTGCTTTGTGGCTGGGGGACTTGGGAGTTCTTTTATAAGCAGAATGAGCATGAGAATGAGGGCCAGGGTCTAgtgtcattgtaaatgaactccagacatgtgcaccactttgtgcttctggctttatgtggttactgggaaagcAAACCC is a window of Jaculus jaculus isolate mJacJac1 chromosome 13, mJacJac1.mat.Y.cur, whole genome shotgun sequence DNA encoding:
- the Mzt2b gene encoding mitotic-spindle organizing protein 2B isoform X1; the encoded protein is MWRRLAGPWLSAPERGGRGLAALLPAGLRMAAAAAAAAGGGSGLAASAGLEAMTLQKLALRRKKVLSAEEMELDELAQAAGAAIDPDVFKILVDLLNLNVAPIAVYQMLKSMCAGQRLASDGQDPASVSLPTSETRGRNRGVHTLSGAPILAERSGREGSIQRMPRQPSATRLPKGSGPGKSTSRGST
- the Mzt2b gene encoding mitotic-spindle organizing protein 2B isoform X3, which codes for MWRRLAGPWLSAPERGGRGLAALLPAGLRMAAAAAAAAGGGSGLAASAGLEAMTLQKLALRRKKVLSAEEMELDELAQAAGAAIDPDVFKILVDLLNLNVAPIAVYQMLKSMCAGQRLASDGQDPASVSLPTSETREASFLLAKNSSPPALARPSFSCQLRPAASPVLLHGSAAKHLPLSPGSPSLQLSCCLFSSFSGRNRGVHTLSGAPILAERSGREGSIQRMPRQPSATRLPKGSGPGKSTSRGST
- the Mzt2b gene encoding mitotic-spindle organizing protein 2B isoform X2, yielding MWRRLAGPWLSAPERGGRGLAALLPAGLRMAAAAAAAAGGGSGLAASAGLEAMTLQKLALRRKKVLSAEEMELDELAQAAGAAIDPDVFKILVDLLNLNVAPIAVYQMLKSMCAGQRLASDGQDPASVSLPTSETRGIFRIPDYVQVLRGKHVPSSSQSREKQRRPYSQWCPHTGRTQRP